From a single Raphanus sativus cultivar WK10039 chromosome 3, ASM80110v3, whole genome shotgun sequence genomic region:
- the LOC108847091 gene encoding uncharacterized protein LOC108847091, translating to MDFDDEDDFQNQNLRLAGEEANDKFPPVFDFDDGTHLRFDSLVETEGFLGIEGNEDSSWIEDFSRGSSGGVVFSSSAKECFNVWSEATSSESVEMLLNSVGQDQVVVKEKSCASDELGCTMEEPGHENIISKEETANAQPEPYVADTPGDSSVLKTDAGQEQVLVKDDSLTVVEKSSMEEDNASLASNTAAVEDTACHDKIGTETVDSLLDQTVAEELSLVVKDDSPTVVEESSMEEDNAILASNTAAVEDVEDTACHDTIGTETVDSLLDQTVAEELSIVVKDDSLTVVEKSSMKEDNAILASNTVAVEGVVDTACHDKIGTETVDSLLDQTVAEELSLVVKDDSPTVVEESPMEEDNAILASNTAAVENVVDTACHDKIGTEIMDSLLDQTVAEELSLVEKDDSPTVVEGSPMEEDNAILASNTAAVENVEDTACHDKIGTETVDSLLDQNVAEELSIVEKNADVASNSAIVEDVSSTEHDKIGTGTTDSLLTVAEESSMEANITVLASVTMTREAVDAGGHGTIRTETTDRPLDQTEDEANTESRMEIYCRDDTVQTGAPASGELDNQTTFLPEVSNDENDISDHTAKSDLKDIELSDVTVLERGDQALSALEVGGPDVSETQCEDLPVSSAHTSATVEASLELAGVLTNLTSSEHKYTFQTKTDTEILRVEPSEGVNVSQMDSMVESTEGDVSKKSENKEGSACISNLKQRMELAVSAKDGDQDAKSSEVLSESVVSESIGYVSRDSASKLVESKSQSDTIPVDKSGTTIDGKECEAFPLNPEESQHLSQDRASAVSLTSSIDLHMVNTSSQANEQVSFSVTEKVSSGEPENCQTVPPVEASSSDIAQRPRKHNEDTQQGTQFVDGCPVIEGSKDAVDTDAAGQVLPQQCEETILEENLTEVVNVPEIRSGLDKDATNENLKASSLANLRSEAVSDYQEEDKTAASDGIMTSATPVSYPTGVVIGIGESCASTSAKPFVKSHITGTEDAVTNIGTPVISSPALKTTELQLKKTETDIVKKPEDRNTSSLMSTESPFLDRNATFSSGLNLTSDPRKAVEISEATLVSPIVVGSPSKSSLEKTPAKSSKTKSEHKPRRTPKSAGKETSRKGNSVKGAAPFQHFQSAGKANAVIQGSASSIQITHSTKKQQSLQTPVLNSFGTLPAPTASLPDLNSSSLSNVLRRPFTDLQQVQLRAQIFVYGGLIQGTAPDEAYMISAFGGADGGKGIWEKAWRACAVRAERMRVASPETPAQSRAGKTETPSVGHTSSKESTATKPIIPLSSPLWSFSTPLETLQSRSIQRGSVAAPLPSSSHAHQAAPTANIGHIPGWMSPLPYPNPWLASPQTSGFDVGSRFPGFPITETVKLTPTKESSLLYSGGKHVLSGTSGNVFKGRQTLEPASTVVPPGQHSTGTKSRKRKKMPVSVESDPSILNSLQPTEVVISPFVSISTPVPITAAPGSLASNAGTLPSVDSVSAVPMNLVSTFPGKKMKSSLQSPIFGGNLVSEVKQRSVLPADTIDKLNEAKMHSENASALATAAVSHSEYVWKQIEQQRHAGLEPETQGRLASAAVAIAAAAAVAKAAAAAANVAANAAFQAKLMAEEASLPSVSYQGNELPKSNDVIPHGQGEGAVVSSSSFLSAAKEVAKKRVEAATAATKRAENIDSIVKAAELASEAVAQVGILVSMGHPPSLNTLVEMGPSNYWKQARESVEVQPCKVSLLEKETVTTSDRAFASPSTAHTELDGSVRTADGLSGLVSATGKKTNGQKGYKSADLAKHAAVVFEPEVGSKSLIDTQTESEQIMKTTKDECIKEGSHVEVFKEGPELRTAWYSANVLSVEDGKAYVLFSDLSVEQGTDKLKEWVALEGGGDEAPKIRTARSITALPYEGTRKRRRAAIGDPVWKIGDRVDSWVHDCWMEGVITEKNKKDENTVTVHFPAQGETLTIKAWNLRPSLVWKDGRWIECSTTSGENINSLHEGDTPKEKRPRLGAPAPVSEGKDTKIETVVDPDLGKPPQSGVLDLGVSETTFKIGTTSTREEGNPGPLRMKRTGLQTQGAKVVYGVPKPGKTRKFMDVSKHYVSEASNKTRKQKEPAMPVKPIVPQNPGPGSWRLPSKAISREKQTTTSKPKSFKPGPKTKEKPVAGDRIIPRKDSRNTTASNMESDDAVGQSGENKGSTSGTVSSVPSKGTEEEQNRKVAPTAGRLAKIEEDKALADNSSKASDGMEPRRSVRRIQPTSRLLEGLQS from the exons ATGGATTTTGATGATGAGGATGACTTTCAGAACCAGAACCTCCGTTTAGCTGGTGAAGAAGCTAACGATAAGTTTCCTCCTGTGTTTGATTTCGACGACGGCACGCATCTGAGGTTTGATAGTTTAGTTGAGACTGAAGGGTTTCTTGGTATTGAGGGTAACGAAGATAGTAGCTGGATTGAGGATTTCTCTCGTGGAAGTAGTGGTGGTGTTGTGTTTAGCTCATCTGCTAAGGAGTGTTTTAATGTTTGGTCTGAGGCTACTTCGTCCGAATCTGTTGAAATGCTTTTGAATTCAGTTGGACAGGACCAAGTAGTTGTAAAAGAGAAATCTTGTGCTTCGGATGAGCTAGGCTGCACAATGGAAGAGCCTGGTCATGAGAATATTATATCCAAGGAGGAAACAGCAAACGCACAACCTGAACCATATGTGGCTGATACTCCGGGAGACTCCTCTGTGTTAAAGACCGATGCTGGACAGGAACAGGTCCTGGTGAAAGATGACTCACTAACCGTTGTGGAGAAGTCCTCCATGGAGGAAGATAATGCTAGTTTGGCGTCGAATACAGCGGCTGTAGAGGATACTGCTTGTCATGATAAGATAGGGACTGAGACAGTGGATAGTCTTCTTGACCAGACCGTTGCGGAAGAGTTGTCCTTAGTGGTGAAAGATGACTCACCAACCGTTGTGGAGGAGTCCTCCATGGAGGAAGATAATGCTATTTTGGCATCAAATACAGCGGCTGTAGAGGATGTGGAGGATACTGCTTGTCATGATACGATAGGGACTGAAACAGTGGATAGTCTTCTTGACCAGACCGTTGCGGAAGAGTTGTCCATAGTGGTGAAAGATGACTCACTAACCGTTGTGGAGAAGTCCTCCATGAAGGAAGATAATGCCATTTTGGCATCGAATACAGTGGCTGTAGAGGGTGTGGTGGATACTGCTTGTCATGATAAGATAGGGACTGAGACAGTGGATAGTCTTCTTGACCAGACCGTTGCGGAAGAGTTGTCCTTAGTGGTGAAAGATGACTCACCAACCGTTGTGGAGGAGTCCCCCATGGAGGAAGATAATGCCATTTTAGCATCGAATACAGCGGCTGTAGAGAATGTGGTGGATACTGCTTGTCATGATAAGATAGGGACTGAGATAATGGATAGTCTTCTTGACCAGACCGTTGCGGAAGAGTTGTCCTTAGTGGAGAAAGATGACTCACCAACCGTTGTGGAGGGGTCCCCCATGGAGGAAGATAATGCCATTTTGGCATCGAATACAGCGGCTGTAGAGAATGTGGAGGATACTGCTTGTCATGATAAGATAGGGACTGAGACAGTGGATAGTCTTCTTGACCAGAACGTTGCGGAAGAGTTGTCCATAGTGGAAAAGAATGCTGATGTAGCTTCAAATTCTGCGATTGTAGAGGATGTGAGCTCTACTGAGCATGATAAGATAGGAACTGGGACGACTGATAGTCTTCTTACCGTTGCGGAAGAGTCATCTATGGAGGCAAATATTACTGTTTTAGCTTCAGTTACCATGACTAGAGAGGCTGTGGATGCTGGTGGTCATGGTACGATAAGAACTGAGACGACTGATAGGCCTCTTGACCAAACAGAAGACGAAGCGAACACAGAATCAAGGATGGAAATTTATTGTAGGGACGATACTGTACAGACTGGGGCTCCTGCTAGTGGTGAGTTGGATAATCAGACCACTTTTCTTCCAGAGGTTTCCAATGATGAAAATGATATCAGTGACCACACTGCTAAGTCTGATTTGAAGGATATAGAGCTCTCTGATGTCACGGTACTAGAAAGAGGGGACCAAGCTCTCTCTGCTCTCGAGGTAGGTGGACCAGACGTTTCAGAGACCCAATGCGAAGATCTTCCTGTCAGCAGTGCGCATACTAGCGCAACTGTTGAGGCATCTTTGGAACTCGCTGGGGTATTAACGAATCTAACAAGCAGTGAACATAAATATACTTTCCAGACTAAGACAGATACAGAGATACTTCGAGTTGAGCCTTCAGAAGGTGTTAACGTTTCACAAATGGACTCAATGGTTGAATCCACAGAAGGTGATGTGTCTAAGAAGAGTGAAAATAAGGAAGGTAGTGCTTGTATATCTAATCTCAAACAAAGAATGGAATTGGCTGTCAGTGCCAAAGATGGAGATCAGGACGCCAAGAGCTCTGAAGTCTTATCTGAAAGTGTTGTGTCCGAGTCCATTGGTTATGTTTCAAGAGACTCTGCATCCAAGCTGGTGGAATCAAAATCTCAGTCTGACACCATTCCAGTAGACAAGTCAG GGACTACGATTGATGGTAAAGAATGTGAAGCATTTCCTCTCAATCCTGAAGAATCGCAACATCTAAGCCAAGATAGAGCATCTGCTGTCAGTCTTACATCTTCAATAGATTTGCATATGGTGAATACATCATCTCAAGCTAATGAGCAAGTCAGTTTCTCTGTAACCGAGAAGGTTTCATCTGGCGAACCTGAAAATTGTCAAACTGTTCCACCTGTTGAAGCAAGTAGTTCAGATATTGCACAACGACCTAGGAAGCATAATGAAGATACTCAGCAAGGTACACAATTTGTCGATGGCTGTCCTGTCATTGAAGGATCAAAGGATGCAGTCGATACTGATGCCGCTGGACAAGTTTTGCCTCAGCAGTGCGAGGAAACAATTTTAGAAGAAAATCTAACAGAAGTTGTAAACGTCCCTG AGATTCGGTCAGGTCTGGACAAAGATGCCACAAATGAAAACCTTAAAGCTAGTTCCTTGGCTAATCTTCGGAGTGAAGCTGTGTCAGATTACCAGGAAGAGGATAAGACTGCTGCATCCGATGGGATTATGACATCTGCGACTCCGGTTTCATACCCCACAG GTGTTGTAATCGGAATAGGAGAGTCATGTGCTTCTACAAGTGCTAAGCCTTTTGTAAAGTCCCACATTACTGGAACTGAAGACGCTGTTACAAATATAGGGACTCCTGTTATTTCTTCCCCAGCCCTTAAGACGACCGAACTTCAACTTAAGAAGACAGAGACAGACATTGTAAAAAAGCCAGAGGATCGGAATACTTCGAGTTTGATGTCTACCGAATCCCCGTTCTTGGATAGAAACGCCACCTTCAGCAGTGGGCTGAACTTGACTTCCGATCCAAGGAAAGCAGTGGAAATTTCCGAAGCTACCCTTGTCTCTCCG ATTGTGGTGGGATCTCCGTCAAAATCTAGCTTAGAGAAAACACCTgcaaagtcttccaaaacaaaaTCTGAGCATAAACCCAGGCGAACACCTAAATCTGCAGGAAAAGAGACTTCTAGAAAAGGAAATAGTGTAAAGGGGGCTGCACCTTTTCAACATTTTCAAAGTGCAGGCAAAGCAAATGCTGTTATTCAGGGTTCTGCTTCTTCTATTCAAATCACACACTCTACTAAGAAGCAGCAAAGTCTTCAGACCCCTGTTCTTAATTCGTTTGGTACCCTTCCAGCCCCCACGGCTAGTCTACCTGATCTGaattcttcttctctctcaaaCGTTTTGCGTCGACCTTTCACTGACTTGCAACAAGTGCAACTACGTGCACAGATTTTTGTTTATGGGGGTCTGAT CCAAGGGACAGCACCTGATGAAGCTTATATGATATCTGCATTTGGTGGTGCAG ATGGTGGGAAAGGCATTTGGGAGAAAGCATGGCGTGCTTGTGCTGTAAGGGCTGAGAGAATGCGTGTTGCAAGTCCTGAAACTCCAGCACAATCACGTGCAG GGAAGACAGAGACCCCGTCTGTGGGTCACACCAGTAGCAAAGAGAGTACAGCGACAAAACCCATAATTCCACTCTCATCACCTTTATGGAGTTTTTCAACTCCCCTGGAAACGTTACAATCAAGAAGCATTCAGAGAGGTTCAGTTGCTGCGCCACTGCCTTCTTCATCGCATGCTCACCAAGCTGCACCAACTGCGAATATTGGACATATTCCCGGTTGGATGTCGCCTCTCCCTTACCCCAACCCTTGGCTTGCTTCTCCTCAGACCAGTGGGTTCGATGTTGGTTCTCGTTTCCCCGGTTTCCCGATCACCGAAACTGTAAAATTGACACCCACAAAAGAATCGTCCTTGCTTTACTCTGGCGGTAAGCATGTTCTGAGTGGAACTTCTGGCAATGTTTTCAAAGGGAGACAAACACTTGAGCCAGCCAGTACAGTTGTACCACCTGGTCAACATTCCACTGGGACGAAATCAAGGAAACGGAAGAAAATGCCAGTCTCTGTGGAGTCTGATCCAAGCATTTTGAACTCGCTGCAGCCAACAGAAGTAGTTATCTCACCTTTTGTTTCTATATCAACACCTGTACCTATTACAGCTGCTCCGGGTAGTCTGGCTTCTAATGCAGGCACCTTGCCAAGTGTTGATTCCGTCTCTGCTGTCCCTATGAACCTGGTATCTACCTTCCCCGGGAAGAAAATGAAATCATCTTTGCAATCCCCAATTTTTGGTGGTAACCTTGTCTCTGAAGTTAAGCAGAGATCTGTGTTACCGGCAGATACCATTGATAAGCTTAATGAGGCTAAAATGCATTCAGAGAATGCTTCTGCTCTTGCTACTGCAGCCGTTAGTCACAGCGAATACGTATGGAAGCAGATAGAGCAACAAAGGCATGCTGGCCTCGAGCCAGAAACTCAAGGTAGATTAGCTTCCGCTGCTGTTGCCatagctgctgctgctgcagtGGCAAAGGCTGCAGCTGCTGCCGCTAATGTTGCAGCTAATGCGGCATTTCAGGCAAAATTAATGGCTGAAGAAGCATCCCTTCCAAGTGTTTCTTATCAGGGTAATGAACTCCCTAAGTCAAATGATGTAATACCTCACGGCCAGGGTGAAGGGGCAGTGGTGAGCTCCAGTTCATTCCTTAGTGCTGCGAAAGAGGTGGCTAAGAAGAGGGTTGAGGCTGCCACAGCGGCCACCAAACGAGCTGAAAATATAGATTCCATTGTCAAGGCAGCAGAACTAGCATCAGAGGCGGTTGCACAAGTTGGAATACTTGTTTCAATGGGTCATCCTCCGTCGCTTAATACGCTGGTGGAAATGGGTCCAAGTAATTACTGGAAGCAGGCTCGAGAATCTGTGGAAGTGCAGCCCTGTAAAGTGAGTCTACTAGAAAAGGAAACTGTGACTACTAGTGATAGAGCTTTTGCTAGTCCCAGCACTGCGCATACTGAGTTGGATGGCTCTGTGAGAACGGCAGATGGTCTATCCGGTCTAGTTTCTGCCACTggaaagaaaacaaatggacAGAAGGGTTATAAAAGTGCAGACTTGGCTAAACACGCTGCTGTAGTTTTCGAGCCAGAAGTTGGGTCAAAATCTTTGATTGACACCCAGACTGAAAGCGAGCAGATTATGAAAACAACAAAGGACGAATGCATCAAGGAAGGTTCTCATGTAGAG GTTTTCAAGGAAGGACCCGAATTAAGAACTGCATGGTACTCTGCCAATGTATTGAGCGTAGAGGATGGGAAAGCTTACGTGCTGTTCAGTGACCTTTCTGTAGAACAAG GAACAGATAAGCTGAAGGAGTGGGTAGCCCTCGAAGGTGGAGGTGATGAGGCCCCGAAAATAAGAACTGCTCGTTCTATTACTGCCCTGCCATATGAAGGAACCAGGAAGAGGCGTAGAGCTGCCATTGGGGATCCTGTCTGGAAAATTGGGGATAGGGTAGACTCGTGGGTTCATGACTG TTGGATGGAGGGTGTTATCACGGAGAAGAACAAGAAAGATGAAAATACAGTGACTGTACATTTTCCAG CACAAGGAGAGACTCTGACTATCAAAGCTTGGAATCTGCGTCCTTCTCTTGTATGGAAAGATGGAAGGTGGATTGAATGTTCTACTACTTCAGGAGAAAACATCAACTCATTACATGAG GGTGATACTCCCAAGGAGAAGCGTCCTAGACTAGGAGCTCCAGCTCCTGTGTCTGAAGGAAAAGACACGAAAATAGAAACTGTCGTTGATCCGGATTTAGGTAAACCGCCTCAGAGTGGTGTTCTTGACCTCGGTGTTTCAGAGACTACATTTAAAATCGGGACGACGAGTACTAGAGAAGAGGGCAATCCTGGTCCACTCCGAATGAAGAGAACAGGTTTGCAAACGCAGGGAGCAAAAGTGGTTTATGGTGTCCCTAAACCTGGAAAGACAAGGAAGTTCATGGACGTGAGCAAACATTACGTTTCAGAGGCGAGCAACAAAACTCGGAAACAGAAGGAACCGGCTATGCCTGTGAAACCAATCGTGCCCCAAAATCCAGGACCAGGGAGCTGGAGATTGCCTTCTAAAGCCATTTCCAGAGAGAAACAGACAACAACATCAAAGCCCAAGAGTTTCAAACCTGGACCCAAGACCAAAGAGAAACCGGTTGCTGGAGATAGGATAATTCCTCGCAAGGACTCGCGTAACACAACAGCCTCAAATATGGAATCTGATGATGCCGTTGGTCAGAGTGGAGAGAACAAAGGTTCTACATCTGGAACAGTTTCTAGTGTTCCATCCAAGGGAACAGAGGAAGAGCAAAATAGGAAAGTGGCTCCTACTGCAGGGAGGTTAGCCAAGATTGAAGAGGATAAGGCGTTGGCTGATAATTCTTCAAAAGCATCAGATGGAATGGAACCACGTAGATCTGTCCGCAGGATTCAGCCAACTTCTAGA CTACTTGAAGGTCTGCAATCATAG
- the LOC108847597 gene encoding topless-related protein 1 isoform X1, translating into MLLPLTSTGTSPTIFFALFHFCWSILFSAMATLEKELMFLILQYLGEEKYKETVHRLESESGCYFNMRYFEELVTQGEWDEMEKYLSGFSKIEDNQQSKQIFSEIRKQKDLEALDKTNAHLSTSARGALFRDLKNLIEANPLFRDKLDFPRLKSSMLRTLINRGCLADQSTPFAATENNELRTLPTWKSKRIYKFVGGGSKVTEITKPSQCYSLRLPDNVTDTKVKVSRLIYTNCGSQVLALASNGEHKLWKWENSDDSLDGKATAKAQPVLWTPKNGITMINELSDAYPEVAIPCLVLSKSDSYIVSASGGKISLFNMVTFKSVTTYIPPPPAATFLELHPSDNNIIGIALEDSSIQIYNLVTSEVKATLKGHRNRITGLAFSVALDILVSSCVDTQLCIWSMAGWEKRSSTYMDKPRGRLMPAVSDTRVQFHQNGIHMLVINEKQIAIYHAEKLDWFGWWVDKTGGGITSGAYSGDSQSIFASLKDGTVCVFTASNLSLLCRIKPTAYLPSNPSKSVYPLVIAAHPSEANQFAVGLSNGHVYVVEPSESEGRWGTLPTGST; encoded by the exons ATGTTACTACCCCTAACTTCAACGG GTACATCGCCGACTATCTTCTTCGCTCTATTCCATTTTTGCTGGAGTATCTTGTTTTC AGCAATGGCTACTCTCGAGAAGGAACTCATGTTCTTGATTCTTCAATATCTCGGTGAAGAGAAATACAAGGAAACTGTTCACAG ATTGGAATCGGAGTCTGGTTGTTACTTCAACATGCGTTACTTTGAAGAGCTGGTGACTCAAGGCGAGTGGGACGAGATGGAGAAGTATCTTTCTGGATTCTCCAAGATTGAGGATAACCAACAGTCCAAGCAAATCTTCTCTGAAATCCGAAAGCAAAAGGATCTCGAAGCGTTAGATAA AACCAATGCACATCTCTCCACGTCGGCAAGGGGTGCTCTGTTTCGTGACTTGAAGAACTTGATAGAGGCTAATCCACTCTTCCGCGACAAACTCGATTTTCCTCGTCTCAAGTCTTCAATGTTGCGTACTCTAATCAACCGAGGGTGCTTGGCTGATCAATCTACCCCTTTTGCAGCTACGGAG AACAATGAACTGCGAACTCTGCCTACTTGGAAGTCCAAAAGAATCTATAAATTTGTAGGTGGGGGATCTAAAGTTACAGAGATTACAAAGCCATCTCAGTGCTACTCCTTGAGGCTCCCCGACAATGTGACTGACACGAAGGTCAAG GTTTCTAGATTAATTTACACAAATTGTGGATCTCAAGTACTGGCCTTGGCTTCTAATGGAGAGCACAAGTTGTGGAAATGGGAGAATAGCGATGATAGTTTGGATGGAAAG GCAACGGCTAAAGCACAACCAGTATTATGGACACCTAAAAATGGGATTACGATGATTAATGAGTTAAGTGATGCATACCCGGAAGTGGCTATTCCATGTCTTGTCCTCTCCAAGAGTGACTCCTATATTGTGTCAGCTTCAGGGGGGAAAATCTCTTTGTTCAACATGGTGACCTTCAAG TCTGTGACGACCTACATTCCCCCACCTCCTGCAGCAACATTCCTTGAGTTACATCCATCAGACAATAATATTATTGGCATTGCCTTGGAGGATTCATCTATCCAAATCTACAATCTTGTGACTAGCGAG GTGAAAGCCACATTGAAAGGTCATCGGAACAGAATAACAGGGCTTGCTTTCTCAGTGGCTCTGGACATTCTAGTTTCTTCTTGTGTTGATACACAG TTGTGCATTTGGAGCATGGCTGGATGGGAGAAGCGAAGTAGTACGTATATGGATAAACCAAGGGGAAGATTAATGCCGGCTGTTTCAGATACACGCGTGCAGTTCCATCAAAATGGGATTCATATGTTGGTGATCAATGAAAAGCAAATAGCCATTTACCATGCTGAAAAACTGGATTGGTTCGGCTGG TGGGTTGACAAGACTGGTGGTGGAATCACATCAGGTGCATATTCAGGTGATAGCCAGTCAATCTTCGCGAGCTTGAAAGATGGTACTGTCTGTGTCTTCACTGCGTCAAATCTCAGTCTGCTATGTCGGATTAAACCAACAGCTTACTTGCCTTCCAACCCAAG CAAAAGTGTGTATCCGCTAGTGATCGCAGCTCATCCATCGGAGGCTAACCAGTTTGCCGTAGGGCTCAGTAATGGCCATGTCTATGTGGTTGAACCATCGGAATCAGAAGGAAGATGGGGAACCTTGCCTACAGGCTCCACCTGA
- the LOC108847597 gene encoding topless-related protein 1 isoform X2, with amino-acid sequence MATLEKELMFLILQYLGEEKYKETVHRLESESGCYFNMRYFEELVTQGEWDEMEKYLSGFSKIEDNQQSKQIFSEIRKQKDLEALDKTNAHLSTSARGALFRDLKNLIEANPLFRDKLDFPRLKSSMLRTLINRGCLADQSTPFAATENNELRTLPTWKSKRIYKFVGGGSKVTEITKPSQCYSLRLPDNVTDTKVKVSRLIYTNCGSQVLALASNGEHKLWKWENSDDSLDGKATAKAQPVLWTPKNGITMINELSDAYPEVAIPCLVLSKSDSYIVSASGGKISLFNMVTFKSVTTYIPPPPAATFLELHPSDNNIIGIALEDSSIQIYNLVTSEVKATLKGHRNRITGLAFSVALDILVSSCVDTQLCIWSMAGWEKRSSTYMDKPRGRLMPAVSDTRVQFHQNGIHMLVINEKQIAIYHAEKLDWFGWWVDKTGGGITSGAYSGDSQSIFASLKDGTVCVFTASNLSLLCRIKPTAYLPSNPSKSVYPLVIAAHPSEANQFAVGLSNGHVYVVEPSESEGRWGTLPTGST; translated from the exons ATGGCTACTCTCGAGAAGGAACTCATGTTCTTGATTCTTCAATATCTCGGTGAAGAGAAATACAAGGAAACTGTTCACAG ATTGGAATCGGAGTCTGGTTGTTACTTCAACATGCGTTACTTTGAAGAGCTGGTGACTCAAGGCGAGTGGGACGAGATGGAGAAGTATCTTTCTGGATTCTCCAAGATTGAGGATAACCAACAGTCCAAGCAAATCTTCTCTGAAATCCGAAAGCAAAAGGATCTCGAAGCGTTAGATAA AACCAATGCACATCTCTCCACGTCGGCAAGGGGTGCTCTGTTTCGTGACTTGAAGAACTTGATAGAGGCTAATCCACTCTTCCGCGACAAACTCGATTTTCCTCGTCTCAAGTCTTCAATGTTGCGTACTCTAATCAACCGAGGGTGCTTGGCTGATCAATCTACCCCTTTTGCAGCTACGGAG AACAATGAACTGCGAACTCTGCCTACTTGGAAGTCCAAAAGAATCTATAAATTTGTAGGTGGGGGATCTAAAGTTACAGAGATTACAAAGCCATCTCAGTGCTACTCCTTGAGGCTCCCCGACAATGTGACTGACACGAAGGTCAAG GTTTCTAGATTAATTTACACAAATTGTGGATCTCAAGTACTGGCCTTGGCTTCTAATGGAGAGCACAAGTTGTGGAAATGGGAGAATAGCGATGATAGTTTGGATGGAAAG GCAACGGCTAAAGCACAACCAGTATTATGGACACCTAAAAATGGGATTACGATGATTAATGAGTTAAGTGATGCATACCCGGAAGTGGCTATTCCATGTCTTGTCCTCTCCAAGAGTGACTCCTATATTGTGTCAGCTTCAGGGGGGAAAATCTCTTTGTTCAACATGGTGACCTTCAAG TCTGTGACGACCTACATTCCCCCACCTCCTGCAGCAACATTCCTTGAGTTACATCCATCAGACAATAATATTATTGGCATTGCCTTGGAGGATTCATCTATCCAAATCTACAATCTTGTGACTAGCGAG GTGAAAGCCACATTGAAAGGTCATCGGAACAGAATAACAGGGCTTGCTTTCTCAGTGGCTCTGGACATTCTAGTTTCTTCTTGTGTTGATACACAG TTGTGCATTTGGAGCATGGCTGGATGGGAGAAGCGAAGTAGTACGTATATGGATAAACCAAGGGGAAGATTAATGCCGGCTGTTTCAGATACACGCGTGCAGTTCCATCAAAATGGGATTCATATGTTGGTGATCAATGAAAAGCAAATAGCCATTTACCATGCTGAAAAACTGGATTGGTTCGGCTGG TGGGTTGACAAGACTGGTGGTGGAATCACATCAGGTGCATATTCAGGTGATAGCCAGTCAATCTTCGCGAGCTTGAAAGATGGTACTGTCTGTGTCTTCACTGCGTCAAATCTCAGTCTGCTATGTCGGATTAAACCAACAGCTTACTTGCCTTCCAACCCAAG CAAAAGTGTGTATCCGCTAGTGATCGCAGCTCATCCATCGGAGGCTAACCAGTTTGCCGTAGGGCTCAGTAATGGCCATGTCTATGTGGTTGAACCATCGGAATCAGAAGGAAGATGGGGAACCTTGCCTACAGGCTCCACCTGA